Part of the Immundisolibacter sp. genome is shown below.
GCCCTGTTCGGCTGGCTGCTCGCCGGCCCGGTGATGGCGGACGAGGACGAGGACTTCGCCGAGTGGGAACGCGAAATCACCCCCGAGGTGAACGACCCGCTGGAGCCGATCAATCGCGGCGTGTTCTGGTTCAACGAACAGGCCGACCGCTTCGTCATCAAGCCGGTGGCCAAGGGTTACGACTTCATCACGCCCAAGCCAGTCAAACGCGGCGTCAGCAACGTGTTCGATAACCTGTTCATGCCGGTGGTCGCGGTCAGCGACCTGCTGCAGGGCAACTTCCAGAACAGCGCCGAGGATGTCGGGCGCTTTGTGGTCAACAGTACCGTCGGTGTGGTCGGCATCTTCGACGTCGCCACCGGCTGGGGCCTGGAGCGCCGCCGCGAGGACATCGGCCAGGCATTCGGAGCCTGGGGCATCGGCGCCGGCCCCTATCTGGTGCTGCCGATTCTTGGCCCGAGTAACGTACGTGACGGCGTTGGCCTGGTCGGCAACTACTTCCTGCTGCCGCAGACCTATATCGACGATGAGGGCGTGCGATGGGGCGTGGCGGTATTGGGTGGTATCGACACCCGCTACCGCCTGCTCGACGCCAGCCGGGTGCTGGAGCAAGCAGCTCTCGACCGCTATGCCTTCGTGCGGTCATCGTATGCGCAGCACCGGAAGAATCTGGTCCAGAACAAGGACGGTGGCAAACCGGTACCCGCGGCAAGCTTCGGCCAGTAGGGCAAAAAAGGCGGTGGGCCCGAGGGCCCACCGCCAAGCAAGAAGGGCCTCGGGGCAATCCGGGGCCCTTTTTTGTTAGTTGTTGGCTTGAGCGAAAAACGGGCAGTTGTGGCCTTTTCCGGCGGACAGATCATCTTTGATCTAGCTCGCAAACTCCTGCGCGCCAAGCGCGATCACCGCCCGGTCTGGTCTGACCGCCCGTCCGCTTTGGAAGCGGGCTCCACCAGCGCCCCGCCGGTAACGTCCTGGGTTGGTTCGCCGGCGGCCGTCTGGCTGGCAATGTTCATGCTGCGGACGACCCCGCGGATACGCGGCAGCCGGCGCCCGAACCACAACGCCGCCAGCATGCACAAGCCGCCGCCAACGGCAACCGTGGCCGGTGCGCCGGCAACCTCGGCCAGGCTGCCGGCGAGCAGCGCGCCCAACGGCGCCATGCCCATGAACATCATCGCGTACAGCGACATCACCCGCCCGCGCAGGGCATCGGGCACCATCATCTGCAGCAGGGTGTTGGATGAGGCCATCTGCACCATCATGGCGAAGCCGGTCGGCACCAGCAGGGCGCACGATAACCAGAAATTTCGCGACTGCGAGAAGCACACCAGGCCTAGCCCAAAACCGAACGCCGCCCACGGCACCCAACTGCCAAGCCCACGGGTGCTGCGCCGTGCCGCGAGCAGCAGCGCCCCTGCCAGTGCCCCGCCGCCCGCGCAACTCATGAGGATTCCGAGCCCCTGCGGACCGCCGCCCAGAATGCGGTCCGCGAATACCGGCATCAGCACTGCGTACGGCATGCCGGCCAGACTGACCATGCCCAGCAGCAGCAACAGACTGCGGATGGGCAAGTGGCCGCGCACATACCGCACGCCATCCGCGATGTGCGTCAACATCGAGCCGGTCTGCACCGGTCGGCTGAACGGTTCGAGCCGCATCGCCAGCAGCGCGCCGAGCACGGTGGCGTAGCTCAGTCCGTTCAGCAGAAAGCACCAGCCCTCTCCGGCGGCGGCCACCAGCACGCCTGCCACCGCCGGGCCGATCAGCCGCGCGGCATTGAAGGCGGACGAATTCAGCGCAATGGCGTTCGGCAGATCCTCCCGACCCACCATCTCCACGGTAAATGCCTGGCGAGCCGGCAGGTCGAAGCCATTGACCATGCCCAGCAGAACCGCGAGCACAAACACGTGCCAGACCTCGACCCGCCCGCTGAGCGTAAGGGCTGCCAGACCAAGCGCAAGCACCGCGGACGCCACCGCCGTGGCAAGCAGCAGCCTGTGGCGACTGAAGCGGTCCGCCACCGCGCCGCCGAGCGGCGCCATCAGGAACACCGGAAACTGGTTGGCAAAGCCCGCCAGACCGAGCAGCACGGCCGAATCGGTCATCCGGTAAATCAGCCACGCCTGGGCCAGGGCCTGTATCCAGGTGCCGGGCAGCGACAGCAACTGGCCGAAGAAAAACAGGCGGAAATTGCGGTGGCGAAATGCGCGCAGCATCCCGGGCTGAGCGGGCGTGGGGTGGTCGGAATTCGTGGGAGACACCGTGTGGATCATGGCCTATTGTGGGGCGCCGGGACAGGCCGGGCAGCGCCCTGTGTGATTGCGTTCAGCTGGACGGCGATCGAGCCTCAGGCAGTGATGAGGCCGGTAACCGCCTCGCTATAAAGCGCCAGCGACTGCATGGACTCCTCCTGGCCGATGGAGCCCCAGACGAACTCCAGTAACAGATAGTTGCAGCCGGTCTCGGCGAAGAACTGTTCGGTCTGCGCCCGCACGGTAGCCGGGGAGCCAACGATGAACGTGTCGTAAGCCGCAAGCTGATCGTAATCGGGCGGGAACTGGGTCGCGACGGCGCCATTGTCCCGCCACAGCTTTTGCAGGCTGTAGTAAAAGACCGGATACGCCTCACGGGCCTTGCGCTGCGCCTGGGCGTCGGTTTCCGCAACGTACACCAGCCGAAACGCCCCAATGCGCGGGGTCTTCAGCTGCGGGTTGAGGCTGCTACCCTCCGCCTGAGCCTGCTGCCACAATTCCCGGTACACGCTTGCCTGGGGCGCGAGGGCCTGGTTCGGGCCCCCAGTGATCACGTTCATTCCCATGCCAGCGGCGTAGCGCAGGCTGCGTTCGCTATTGATGCCGTACCACAGCGGTGGGTTGGGTTGCTGCAAGGGCCGCAGCTCCATGGGTACGCTCCGGAAGCGGTAATTTCGGCTGTCGTGGCTCAAGGCCTCGCTGCGCAGCCCCTTGATCAGAATCTCCAGCACCTCTTCCATATCGTCCCGAGCTTGCAGGAACTGGGTGCCGTAATGACCGAGTTCGAATGGTGAAATGCCGCGACCGAACCCCAGCTCCAGCCGACCACCGCTCATGTGGTCCAGCATGCAGATTTCTTCGATCAGTCGCAGCGGGTGATACAGCGGCAGCAGATGTACCAGCGAGCCAAGCCGGATGCGCCGAGTGCGCTGAATCAAGGCGCTCAGGTATACAGCCGGCGACGGCGCCATGCCCAGCGGCGTGAAATGGTGCTCCGCCACGTGGTAGCACCAGTATGGCCCCTGATCCGCCAGCTCCAGAAACTGGCAGCGACCTTCGTAAAGCTCGGTCAGTGACTGACCGGGTCGACGCTCGACATGGTCCCAGATGCCCACGGAAACATCGCTCACGAGACTCCTCCCCGAATGCTTATTGGCTCCGGATGCAGACTGCACGGCCAGAGAATCTACGCTGATACAACGTGCCGATGACGGACGGGTAGCGCGCCAGCGCCTGGCTGGCCGATGTTGCCTCCGGCCTAGCACCTCAAGCTATAAGTTTGTGTACATGCCCAGACACGCATCCGTGCGCTGAGTGCGCGAAGCGAACCTCAGCAATAGCCGCAGCTATTGCGAGGATGAGCGACAAAGCACTCGGTGATGCGGGGCGGGTCGAACATAGCGAAATTTATAGGCTGAGGTAGTAGGTTTTACCATCCATTCGACAAGCTCGTAACCGGCACTGATCGCCAGAACCGCGCACAGCACCAGAAACGCCAGCATCCCCCGCCCGCGTACGGCGTAGCAATATCTCGCGAATGGCCAGTGCCTGCACCAACGCCACTGTGCAAAGTGGCCGCTCTTGTCGCACGGATTGCGCCCCACGTTCATCGGCGCTTCGAGCCAGAAACCGAACGGCACCCGCGCGTGGCTGTAAGCGCCGCCGACCATCAAAAATCGTAACCTGAATGAAGCGTAGCGGAATCCGGGACGTTGGCGATGACCTCCCCGTATTTCGCTGCGCTCCATACGGGCTCCCACCCTCGACGAGCCTCACCTCCGATATAACCCCTCGACCGCCTCCCGATACCGGTCAATCAACTGCCCGCGCCGGGTCTTCTGGGTAGCGGTCAGCAGGCCGTTGGCTTCGGTCCATTCGTCCAGCGTCAGATGCACCCGGCGCAGGCGGGCGTAGCCCGGAAAGGCATGCAGCGCGGTCTCGACCTTGGCCAGCACGGCCTGTTCGGCACGCGGATCGGCCAGGGACGCCGGGGCGTTGGCATCCAGACCCAGTCCGACGGCAAGGTCCGCCCATGGTTTGCGATGCAGCACCAGCACCGCGGCCAGATACGGGCGCCCCTCGCCGACCAGCAGCGCCTGGTGGATCAGCGGGTCGAGCATCAGTGCGTGTTCGATGTCGACCGGCGGCACTTTCTCGCCGTTGGCCAGCACGATGATGTCCTTCAGGCGGCCGGTGATGTACCAGTGCCGGCCCCGCTGAGCAGCGATGTCTCCGGTGTGCAGCCAGCCGTCGGCGTCGAGCACGGCGGCAGTGGCTTCGGCGTCGTGCCAGTAACCCGCCATTACGCCGGGGCTTTTGGCGAGCAGTTCGTCGCTTGGGCCAAGGCGCAGTTCCACGTCCGGCAGTGGCAGGCCGACGCTGTCGGGCCGGTTTTCGGCCAGGGTGTTAACGGCCAGCACCGGGCTGGCTTCGGTCAGGCCATAGCCTTGCAACAGCGGCAGGCCGAGGCTGATGAATAGCCGCGCCACGTCCGGCGGCAGGGCCGCGCCGCCGCAAATGGCCAGGCGCAGCCGCCCGCCCAGGCGATCGAGCACCGGACGGGCCACCTGTCGGCGCAGAAATGGCAACGTGGCCAGCAGGGGCGTACCAGAAGCCCGGCCTTGTGCGCGCTCGAAATCCCGCCAGCCGAGTTTTAACGTGGCATCGAATAGCCATTGCACGGGCCCAGGGCGCTGGCCAATACCCTCGCGGATGGCGATGGCGCTACGCTCGAACACGCGTGGCACGCTCACCAGCACGGTCGGCCGCACGACGACCAGATCGTCCGCCAGCTGCTGGATGCCCCGTCCAAACGCGACCGCCGCCCCGGCCAGCAGCGGTAGGTAGTAGCCAATGGTGCGTTCAAGCGTATGCGACAGGGGCAGGAAGGACAGGAACAGGTCGTCCAGCGTGACCGGCGCCATGGCTTCGGCCGCGGCGGCGTTCCACAGCATATTGCGGTGGCTCAGCATCACACCCTTGGGCCGGCCGGTGGTGCCGGAGGTGTAGACAATGCTCGCCAGCGCCTCAGCGTCGGTGCACTCGACGCCAAACTCCCCGTGCTCGGGCAGCCAATGGTCCAGCGACAACACACGGTCATCATCCGCGTCGCCCTGCGCCAGCACCACCCGCTCCAGCGCGCCCAGATACCCGTGCGGCAGTAGCGCCTGCCATTGCGCAGCAGTTTCGACCAGCAGCAGGGCAGCGCCGGAATGTTCCAGCACGTAAGCGGCGTTGTCCGGCCGGTCGTCCCGGTAGACCGGCACCACCACCAGCCCAAGTGCCAGCGCGGCCAGGTCAAAGCACACCCAATCCGGGCCGTTTGGCAGCATTACCGCCACCCGCGCACCTGTCGCCAGGCCCTCGCCGCGCAGCGCGGCCTGGAACCGCCCGACGCGCCGCGCTACCTGCTGCCAGGTAAGGTCCAGCCAGGCGCCGTCGTGGAAATAGCGATAAGCCACCGCGGCGGGGCTGCGGGCTGCGCGGGCGCTCAGCAAACCAGGCAGGGTACCTGCCTCGCGCCAGGGGATCGGGTCGTGACGGGCGCCCAACGTGCTCACCGTGCTCAGGCCGTTGTACTGACGCGCCTGAAGCTGCCGGCGGGAAAGGCATCGACAGCAATGATCTCGCGCAGCAGTTCCTGATACCCGCCCAGCAGGGCCACCTCGCCGGCGTCGAGCACACCGGCCGCCTGGGCCTGCGCGAGCAGGTCCTCGTCGGCGCCGACCGCCAGCTCGCCGCTTTTAAGCGCGCCGCGCAGCTTGCGCTGCACCTGTCCGGCGGCGTCCGCTTGCGCCAGGGCCAGTTCCAGCCGGCCGGTGGCCTCGGCCGGGTCCTCGGACAGATAGATGCCGTCGGTGAGACGGTCGCGGCTGTCACCGGGCGCGAGCAACAACTCCGCCACCTGCTGGCCAAGCGCGTCGTCCGGACCGTGGTGCGGCTGGCCGGTAGGGAACACCAGCCAGCGCAGGAGCCAGCCCAGCGCGCGATTCGGGTAGTTGGCAAACAGGCCGTCGAAGGCGGTGCCGATACGGGCCAGGCAATCGTCGAGCGCCCACCGCGCCAGGGGCAGATCTTCCGGCGGCTGGTCTTGCTGCTGAAAATGACGCAACACGGCGCTGGCCAGGTACAGCTCGGACAGCACATCGCCCAGGCGCGCCGACAGGCGCTCGCGGCGCTTCAGTTCGCCGCCCACCAGCAACATCGTGACATCGGCGCTGAAAGCGAACGCGGCGCTCATCCACGACAGGCGTTGCTGGTAGCGACCGCTGACTCCGTCCCCCGGCACCTGCGCCAGGCGCCCCCGGGTAAGGCCCAGAAAAAAACTGCGCGCCGCATTGCCCAGGAGGAACCCGGCATGTCCCAGCAACAACTGGTCAAAACGCTCCACCGCCAGGTCGGCGTCCTGTTCCTGCACCGCCAGCATCTCGTCCAGCACATAGGGGTGCGCACGCACCGCGCCCTGGCCAAAAATAATCAGGCTGCGGGTCAGGATATTGGCGCCCTCGACCGTGATCGCCACCGGCATCACCTGGTAGTAGCGGGCGAGAAAATTGCGTGGCCCCATCATCACGCCGCTGCCAGCCTGCACATCCATGGCGTCGTTGACCACACGCCGGCCACGCTCGGTGAGGTGGTACTTCAGGATGGCGGTCAGTACCGCCGGCTTTTCGCCGTGATCGAGCCCATACAGGGTGAGGCTTCGGGCGGCGTCCATCTGGTAGCAGTTGCCGGCGATACGGGCAAGCGCCTCCTGCACGCCCTCGAAACGGCCGACCGGCACGCCGAACTGCTCGCGCAGCCGCGCATAGGCGCCGGTGTAACGGGCGGCGACTTTGGCGACACCGGTGCTGAGCGCCGGCAGCGAAATGCCGCGACCTTCCGACAGGCAACTGACCAGCATTTCCCAGCCGCGACCGATGCCGGCCTCGCCGCCGATGATCCATGACAGCGGCGCGAACACGTTCTCACCATGCAAGGGACCGTTCTGAAATGGAACGTCGAGCGGCAGGTGACGTTCGCCGCTGCGCACGCCGGGCGCGTCGGCCGGCAACAGCAGCACCGTGATGCCGCGCTCCACCGGGCCTGCGAGCAGGCCGTCCGGGTCGCGCAGGCTGAACGCAAGACCGATCACCGTCGCCACCGGCGCCAGAGTGATGTAGCGCTTTTCGAAATTCAGGCGCACGCCGAGCACATCCTGTCCGTCGTGCGAGCCGCGGCACACCACCCCTATATCGGGCAAGGCGCTGGCGTCTGAGCCAGCCTGTGGGCCGGTCAGCGCAAAACAGGGAATGTCCTGTCCGCGCGCCAGACGTGGCAGGTAGTGGTCCTTTTGCTCTGGCGTGCCGTAGTGGCGCAGCAGCTCGGCCGGCCCGAGCGAATTGGGCACCATCACCGTAATGGCCGCTGTCACACTGCGACTGGCAAGCTGCATCACCACCGCCGAGTGGGTACGGTGGCTAAAGCCCTGGCCACCGTATTCAGTGGGGATGATCAGGCCAAAAAAGCCCTGCTCGCGCATGAATTTCCACACCGGAGCGGGAAGATCGGCGTCCTGGTGCGTGATGCGCCAATCATCCAGAAGCGCGCACAGCCGCGGCACGGGACCGTCCAGGAATGCCTGCTCCGCCGGCGTGAAAGGCGCATCGACAAAGCCGGCCAGCAGATCCCAGTCAGGCTGGCCACTGAATAACTCGCGATCCCACCACACGGTACCGGCGGCCATCGCCTCGCGCTCGGTGTCGGACAATGGCGGCAGCTGCCGACGGTAAAACGTCAGCACCCGCCCGGTAACGTATTCGCGGCGCCAGTCGTCGGCGTGCAGCAGCAACGCAAACGCCCCCCACAGTAACCACAACACCAGGGCCAACAGCACGGGAAAGCCGCCACTGATCGATGCCAGCAACAGGGTGCCGCCGAGCGCCGAAGTGGCTGCCAGTCGACCGAGTTGGCGATAGGCAGCGACGCCCCCGACCGCAAGCAGCGCCAGTAACCATAGCAACGCGTTCATCGATCCCCCCCCAATGATTGCCCCTGGCTGGGGCACTGCTTACAATCCGAACGATCGATAAGGCCAATCACTGAACCGTCCTCCTGGAGTAAGTCATGGCAATCAGCATCGACAAATCCAAAACCGCTCTCCTGGTTATGGACGTACAAAACGACATCACGCATATCGACTCGCCCATGGCACGCCAGCTTGGGTTTGCACAGATGATCCAGCAGACCGGCATGCTGAACAACTTACGCCGTTTGATGGATGCCTGTCGCGCCAACGGCGTGCCGGTGGTGCATGTGCTGATCGATCTTGAAGGTGGTGTGCAGCCGCGTTGGCCGCATCGGGGCGGGTTCTTTGAGCTGGTGAGCGGCGGCAAAGTGTGTAAACGCGGCACCTGGGGCGGTGAGGCGGCCGAACTGGTAAAACCGCTGCCCGGCGAGGCGATCGTGTACAAGTGCATCTTCAGCGCCTTTGTCAGTTCAGGCCTGCAGGAGCTGCTGGACGCGCAAGGCATTACCGATCTCATTCTGAGCGGGGTCAGCACCGACGCCGTCGTGGAATCCACCGCCTGGGATGCCAACGACCGCGGCTACAGCAATATCCTGGCCGAGAACTGCTGCATCGCCGGCAGCCAGGAGGCACACGACATCAGCGTGCAGCGCATGGCCGGGCGCTGCGACGTGGCCAAGGCCGACGAAATCATCGCTGCCCTGGCCTGACAACCTGTAACCAACTCACCAGCCCGTCTTCCTTCGCGCGAACTGGCGCGGATCAACCCGACACAACCCAGGAAAGACACTATGGACCAGATCACTGACCGCAACGGCCTGAACCTGTCCGACCTCCTGGATTGCGTGCGTGACGCCCCGGACGAGGGCCGCTTCGAGGTGGCGCGACGCATCTTTGCCGACCCGGCCATCTTCGAACTGGAGATGCGCAATATCTTCGAGTCGACCTGGGTCTACCTGGCGCACGAGAGCCAAATCCCGAACCCGCACGATTTTGTCGCCGCCCGCATCGGCCGCAAACCGGTGCTGGTCACCCGCGGCGAGGACGGGCGGGTCAACGCCTTCCTGAACAGCTGCTCGCACCGCGGGGCCGAGCTGACCAGCAGCAAGCGCGGCAACAAACGCACCCTGACCTGCCCGTATCACGGTTGGGTATACGACAGCAGCGGCCGCTGCATGAACGTGGATGCCGAGTCACGCGGCGGCTACACGGACTACTTCGCCAGTCTGTCGCACGATCTGGCGCGGGTGAAGATTGGCGTATACCGGGGCTTCGTGTTCGGCAGCCTTAACGAGGCCGTGGAACCGATTGAACAGTACCTGGGCGGCTCCGCCGCGGTCATCGATGCCATGGCCGACCAGTCCCCCGACGGGCTGGAGCTGGTCCGCGGCGGCATTCGATACACCTGCCGCGCCAACTGGAAGATGCAGCTGGAGAACATCGACGGCTATCACTTCTTTCCGGTTCACACCAGCTACATCGGGCTGATCCTGGAGCGGCAAAAGAAAGCCACGAGCGCGATCAAGACCATCGACCCCACGCAGATGGCCAGCTTGCCGGGTGGCAGCTACCAGTTCGAGAACGGCCACAGCATGGACTGGGGCCTGATGCCCAACGGCGACGACCGCCCGCTGGGTTTCCAGCGCGAGCGCATCACGCGTGAATTCGGGCCGGACAAGGCGCGCTGGATGATCGATGCGGTGCGCAACCTGGTGGTGTTCCCGAACCTGCTGCTGATGGACCAGTCCTCGTCCACGGTACGCATCGTGCATCCGCTGTCGGTCGATCAGACCCTGATCGAGGTGTACTGCGTGGCGCCCCGCGGCGAGCCCAAAGCGGCACGCGAACGGCGGCTGCGACAGTTCGAGGACTTTCTGGGACCTGCGGGGCTCGCCACGCCGGACGATCAGGCGGTGATGGAGGCCTGCCAGCGCGGCTTCATGGCCTCACACCGACCGTATCTGCAGGGCCATTTCCGGGGCATGACACACGTGACTGCCGGTGCCGATGACAACGCCCGGGGGATTGACCTTGCGCCGCAGTTCAGCGGCAGCGACATTGACGACGAGACTTTCACCCACACCCAGTACCGGCAGTGGCTGCGCCTGATGACTCAGCAAGGCGCCTGACGGTAAATCTTTAGCAGGAACGCAAGCACGGCCGGCGCGCCGCCTGCCACGCAAGACTCTGCACGATGGTCATCGGCCAGACGCATCGACAGCGCCGGCAGGGGCACGCTTACCGTTGTGCTGTAACCGATGAACCGGTCTTGCCCGTCAGGCGTTGGTAGCGCTCGATATCGGCGCCAAACGTGGCGCGTATGGCCTCCTGCTCGCCCTGGATCCGGCTGACGGCCTGCTCCTGTGCGATCAGGTCAGCCGCTGTCTTGGCCCGCGCATTGACCAGGGTTACCGGCGGTGCTCGGCCAGCGGCCTTGTGCTCGGCCAGGGTTGCATCCATCTGTTGCAAATTGCGCCGCAGATGTCCGATGGTGTTCTCGACCGCGCGCAATATCTGACTGTGGCTTTCCAGCTTGCTATCGCGCAGACGCCTGATGTCCGCGCTGCTGGCATAGGTCTGCAGCAGCATGCGGTCGTGGTTTTGCTGCGCTGCGAGCGTTTGCGCGCGCGCGTTTTCAGCCTCTTGTGCGGCGGCCTTGGCGGTCGCGTCCGCCTTGTCCCGCTGCGCCTGCTGGTTCAATTGTTCCGCGCTCAGCGCCGGCTCAACGCGATAACGCACCTTCAGCGTGTCGCGATCGAGTACCTCGTAGCCCGTCTGCGCATAGGCCGGCGGCAGACTGCTCGCCACGTGCATGCGACCGGCCTCGTCGCGAAAGCGGTACAGGCTGCCACCGCCAGCGGCCAGTACGTCTGAGGCAGCGAAGCCCGCCAGCATCAGGCAGACCGCAAGCAACCGACGCCGACGATCAGGCAACGCCATACTGCGCCCGATAGGTCCGGATGGCCGCTGCTTGGGCAGCCATCCGCGTGTCGTTTTCAAGGTATTGCATGAGTTCATGGAGTCCTGCCACCGCAACCACCGGCACGCCATGGCGTGCCTGTACCTCGGCTACTGCCGAATGTTCACCCTGCCCGCGCTCCTGGCGGTCCAGCGCCACCAGTACCCCGGCCAGATGCGCGCCGGCGCTCTGGATCAACGCCGCCGAGTGCTGCACTGACAGCCCGGACGAGATCACGTCGTCCACGACCATCACCGCACCGGCCAGCGGCGCACCGACGATGACGCCGCCCTCGCCGTGGTCCTTGGCTTCCTTGCGGTCAAAGGCGAAGGGCATGTCCAGATCCTGCTCGCCGGCCAACGCAATGGCGGTCGCCGCCACCAGAGGAATACCTTTGTAGGCAGGCCCGAACAACATATCGAACGGAACCGCCGCGCGCTTTAATGCCGCCGCGTAGTAGCCGCCCAGGCGGCGCAGGCGCTCGCCGCTGTTGAACAGGCCGGCGTTGAAAAAATACGGGCTTTTACGGCCTGACTTGAGGGTGAAGTCGCCAAATTTAAGCACGCCACTTTGGATGGCGAAGTCGAAGAACTCGCGCTGATAGACTTCCACGTCGTTTATCCAGGCCGATTGAAATTGATCGGTTCACACCGACAAAGCAGGGGAACACACCGCTGAAAATCATCACCCTGAACCTGAACGGCATCCGCTCGGCGTGGCGCAAGGGCGTGGCCGATTTTCTGGCAGGCGAAAACGCCGACCTCGTGTGCATGCAGGAAACCAAGGCGCAGCGCCCGCAGTTCTCGGCCGAGATGTTAGCACCGGGCTCCTGCCAGGGCTTTTTTCATGACGCCATAAAGCCCGGTTATAGCGGCGTGGGTATCTACACCCGGCGCACCCCAGACCGGGTCGTGGAAGGCCTGGGCTGGGCGGATTTCGACGCCGAAGGGCGCTGGTTGCAGGTGGACTTCGGGTGCTTGAGCGTGGTCTCGCTTTACTTGCCGTCGGGCTCCAGCAGCGAGGCGCGTCAGCAGGTGAAGTTCAGCGTCATGGAGCGCCTGACGCCATTGCTACGGCAGATGCGCAATGACGGCCGCGACTGGATCATCTGCGGCGATATCAACATCGCGCACAAGAACATCGACATCAAGAACTGGCGCGGCAACCAGAAAAACTCGGGATTTCTACCCGAAGAGCGCGCCTGGCTGGATCTGCTGTTCGATGAATTGGGCTGGGTCGACGCCTTTCGCGCAGTCAACCAGGAACCGGATCAATACACCTGGTGGTCCAACCGCGGGCAGGCCTGGGCCAAGAACGTTGGCTGGCGCATCGACTACCAGATCCTGTCCCCCGGGCTGCGGGACTGTGTACGTTCGGCACGCATCCACACCGCCGAGCGATTTTCAGACCATGCGCCGCTGATCATGGAATACGCGCTGCCACCGGCGTGATCAAGCGAAAGGTCAGATTGATGCGCGGTCCGACCGGGCGGCGCGTCTTAGGCACACAGTGACGCCAATGGGTTTGCAGCCGCCCGGCCATGACCAGCAGCGAACCCGCTGCCAGCGGTATATCCACGGAGGCCAGGTCGGCGCGGCGTCGATGCTTGAGCACAAGACGCCGTGTATCGCCCAGGCTCAGCGAGGCAATCACCGGTTCGGGCCCCAGGCTCGCCTCATCGTCGCTGTGCCAACCCATGCTGTCGGCGCCGTCACGGTACAGGTTGACGAGCACGCTGTTGAAGCGGCAAGCGAGCGTGGCCTCGATGCGTTGGCGCAGGTCCTCCAGCGACGCGGTCCACGGCAGGGGGTCCAGCGCCTGGCCACTGTAGGCGTAGCGGGCATCGGCATCGCCGTACCAGGCGCACAGGCGCGGCGTCAGCCGCTCGCGACCAAACAGCCACAGACGGTGCTGTTGCCAGGCGAGAGCTTCGGTCAGATTCGTCAGCAAGTTGCCGGCATCGTCAACCGACAGAAACTGCGGCAGCTGATAAAGCATGCCGTCCGGCAGCGACACAGGAACACTGCCAGGCGGCAGGCGCGGCGTACCTGTCAGCGGTAGAAGACGTGCCCGCCGATGCGGGCAAGGCGGGTCAGGCGCTCAGCCCAGGTCGGCTCCCTGGCCTTGACCCGCAAAAAATACAGGGCGCCTTGCGTGGGGTCCTCCACCTGCCCGGCCAGTACCTCACGCGCCACATCCTGGGACGACTCCCACATGCGGCCCGGCGCCGGCTTATCGCTACGCCCGTCGCACCACCAGCCGAACTGACACGGTCGCTGCTCGCCACCCTGTTGTACGACCTGGCACACCCCGCCGGGGAACTGGGCTTCGCGAGCCCGGTTGAGCACGACGTAGGCGACCGCCTCCTTGCCCTCGCGGGGTTCGCCACGGGCCTCGAAGTACACGGCAAGCGCCAGGCAACGCAGCGCATCGGGCGGCACTTCGCGGGCACCCGCGCGCGCGGGTGCTGGCAAGCCCAGCCCGGAAAACACCGTGACAAGCACCAAGGCAACCAGGGAAATTCGCTTTATTTTCATCATCATCCCGTTCCAGACGGGCA
Proteins encoded:
- a CDS encoding alpha-ketoglutarate-dependent dioxygenase AlkB: MLYQLPQFLSVDDAGNLLTNLTEALAWQQHRLWLFGRERLTPRLCAWYGDADARYAYSGQALDPLPWTASLEDLRQRIEATLACRFNSVLVNLYRDGADSMGWHSDDEASLGPEPVIASLSLGDTRRLVLKHRRRADLASVDIPLAAGSLLVMAGRLQTHWRHCVPKTRRPVGPRINLTFRLITPVAARIP
- a CDS encoding cell wall hydrolase, whose product is MKIKRISLVALVLVTVFSGLGLPAPARAGAREVPPDALRCLALAVYFEARGEPREGKEAVAYVVLNRAREAQFPGGVCQVVQQGGEQRPCQFGWWCDGRSDKPAPGRMWESSQDVAREVLAGQVEDPTQGALYFLRVKAREPTWAERLTRLARIGGHVFYR